Proteins from one Neodiprion fabricii isolate iyNeoFabr1 chromosome 5, iyNeoFabr1.1, whole genome shotgun sequence genomic window:
- the LOC124182940 gene encoding p53 and DNA damage-regulated protein 1 isoform X3: MINKDYAMNDEQKTLKYLEEVEAKAEEILMDRQEIVALDKRRNDDRMGERALRNQKFDKTWMAVGPLLIKMSTNSAQELLAKDQRECDVEINKIRSDLRVKVNQLRDLEHTQSVPGLMLNPMSREEMLAVNQVLGKSL; this comes from the exons ATGAT TAACAAAGACTACGCAATGAATGACGAGCAGAAGACATTGAAATATCTGGAAGAAGTTGAGGCCAAGGCTGAAGAGATATTGATGGATAGGCAGGAAATTGTTGCACTGGATAAACGAAGGAATGATGATAGAATGGGGGAGCGGGCTTTGCggaatcaaaaatttgataaaacttGGATGGCTGTTGGACCTTTGCTGATAAAAATGTCAACAAACTCTGCTCAAGAGTTGCTTGCAAAAG ATCAGAGAGAGTGCGATGTTGAAATCAACAAAATTAGGAGTGATTTGAGAGTTAAAGTGAACCAGCTTCGTGATTTAGAGCACACTCAGTCTGTTCCGGGACTAATGCTAAATCCAATGTCTCGTGAAGAAATGTTAGCAGTAAATCAAGTTCTTGGCAAAAGTCTTTGA
- the LOC124182940 gene encoding p53 and DNA damage-regulated protein 1 isoform X4 gives MNDEQKTLKYLEEVEAKAEEILMDRQEIVALDKRRNDDRMGERALRNQKFDKTWMAVGPLLIKMSTNSAQELLAKDQRECDVEINKIRSDLRVKVNQLRDLEHTQSVPGLMLNPMSREEMLAVNQVLGKSL, from the exons ATGAATGACGAGCAGAAGACATTGAAATATCTGGAAGAAGTTGAGGCCAAGGCTGAAGAGATATTGATGGATAGGCAGGAAATTGTTGCACTGGATAAACGAAGGAATGATGATAGAATGGGGGAGCGGGCTTTGCggaatcaaaaatttgataaaacttGGATGGCTGTTGGACCTTTGCTGATAAAAATGTCAACAAACTCTGCTCAAGAGTTGCTTGCAAAAG ATCAGAGAGAGTGCGATGTTGAAATCAACAAAATTAGGAGTGATTTGAGAGTTAAAGTGAACCAGCTTCGTGATTTAGAGCACACTCAGTCTGTTCCGGGACTAATGCTAAATCCAATGTCTCGTGAAGAAATGTTAGCAGTAAATCAAGTTCTTGGCAAAAGTCTTTGA
- the LOC124182940 gene encoding p53 and DNA damage-regulated protein 1 isoform X1, with the protein MKNLAVNKDYAMNDEQKTLKYLEEVEAKAEEILMDRQEIVALDKRRNDDRMGERALRNQKFDKTWMAVGPLLIKMSTNSAQELLAKDQRECDVEINKIRSDLRVKVNQLRDLEHTQSVPGLMLNPMSREEMLAVNQVLGKSL; encoded by the exons ATGAAGAATTTGGCAGt TAACAAAGACTACGCAATGAATGACGAGCAGAAGACATTGAAATATCTGGAAGAAGTTGAGGCCAAGGCTGAAGAGATATTGATGGATAGGCAGGAAATTGTTGCACTGGATAAACGAAGGAATGATGATAGAATGGGGGAGCGGGCTTTGCggaatcaaaaatttgataaaacttGGATGGCTGTTGGACCTTTGCTGATAAAAATGTCAACAAACTCTGCTCAAGAGTTGCTTGCAAAAG ATCAGAGAGAGTGCGATGTTGAAATCAACAAAATTAGGAGTGATTTGAGAGTTAAAGTGAACCAGCTTCGTGATTTAGAGCACACTCAGTCTGTTCCGGGACTAATGCTAAATCCAATGTCTCGTGAAGAAATGTTAGCAGTAAATCAAGTTCTTGGCAAAAGTCTTTGA
- the LOC124182940 gene encoding p53 and DNA damage-regulated protein 1 isoform X2: MHIYINKDYAMNDEQKTLKYLEEVEAKAEEILMDRQEIVALDKRRNDDRMGERALRNQKFDKTWMAVGPLLIKMSTNSAQELLAKDQRECDVEINKIRSDLRVKVNQLRDLEHTQSVPGLMLNPMSREEMLAVNQVLGKSL; the protein is encoded by the exons ATGCATATCTACAT TAACAAAGACTACGCAATGAATGACGAGCAGAAGACATTGAAATATCTGGAAGAAGTTGAGGCCAAGGCTGAAGAGATATTGATGGATAGGCAGGAAATTGTTGCACTGGATAAACGAAGGAATGATGATAGAATGGGGGAGCGGGCTTTGCggaatcaaaaatttgataaaacttGGATGGCTGTTGGACCTTTGCTGATAAAAATGTCAACAAACTCTGCTCAAGAGTTGCTTGCAAAAG ATCAGAGAGAGTGCGATGTTGAAATCAACAAAATTAGGAGTGATTTGAGAGTTAAAGTGAACCAGCTTCGTGATTTAGAGCACACTCAGTCTGTTCCGGGACTAATGCTAAATCCAATGTCTCGTGAAGAAATGTTAGCAGTAAATCAAGTTCTTGGCAAAAGTCTTTGA
- the LOC124182932 gene encoding G patch domain and ankyrin repeat-containing protein 1 homolog has translation MSLHSNWVALTTVDIPWKSFVKESTEVPSKSAKKFPGRLNFQGIEAKKTYEGIICQNFKPDTLAKSDIAPEQQSNLLKPSNSLFTQKVITNVSTNSILKAVEQNDLHFLRKHLNSDNVNVSDDFGWTPLMSAAYNGNFEIVQYLLKLGVNKKAKEKSGLTAAQLALKRNHLNIVALLRKKNSQKDPEDIKSSPTLSHDKSDIVSLRDDERGKITKVEESFKNELQSIQQNANNVKVEFYCEICKTAFKETSVKQHESSTLHIFNTKPKLRCVAYGIAKQNKGYQMLLNTGWDEETGLGPSGQGAKYPIKTILKRDRKGFGQGDSKEARITHFKPEDVSAVSPVRIIRPKTLRKKDREKLLSREAMKDRMIRIALS, from the coding sequence ATGTCTTTGCATTCAAACTGGGTTGCGTTAACTACGGTTGACATACCTTGGAAAAGTTTTGTCAAGGAGTCCACTGAGGTACCGAGCAAATCTGCAAAGAAATTTCCTGGACGACTTAATTTTCAAGGAATCGAGGCAAAGAAAACTTACGAAGGTATCATCTGCCAAAATTTTAAACCGGATACTTTGGCCAAATCCGACATAGCTCCAGAACAACAGAGTAATCTGCTCAAGCCTAGCAATTCTCTATTTACACAAAAAGTCATAACGAATGTCAGTACAAACTCAATTTTGAAAGCAGTCGAGCAGAACGATTTACATTTCTTAAGGAAACATTTGAATTCAGATAATGTCAATGTGTCGGACGATTTCGGGTGGACACCATTGATGTCAGCAGCATATAATggcaattttgaaattgttcaatatCTGTTGAAACTTGGAGTGAATAAGAAAGCAAAGGAAAAATCTGGTTTGACAGCAGCTCAATTAGCTCTTAAAAGAAATCATTTGAATATCGTAGCTCTActaaggaagaaaaatagtcAGAAAGACCCTGAAGATATTAAAAGTAGCCCAACTTTGTCACACGATAAGTCTGACATTGTTTCTTTACGTGATGATGAACGTGGCAAAATAACGAAAGTAGAGGAGTCATTTAAAAACGAGCTACAATCCATTCAACAAAATGCCAACAATGTAAAAGTCGAGTTTTATTGCGAAATATGTAAAACTGCTTTCAAAGAAACATCTGTTAAACAGCATGAGTCTTCGACACTGCACATTTTTAATACTAAACCAAAATTGCGTTGTGTTGCATATGGGATAGCAAAACAAAACAAAGGGTATCAAATGCTTTTAAATACTGGATGGGACGAAGAAACTGGGCTGGGACCTTCGGGGCAGGGCGCAAAGTATCCAATCAAGACAATTCTTAAAAGAGATCGTAAAGGTTTTGGCCAAGGAGACAGCAAAGAAGCTCGAATAACTCATTTTAAGCCAGAGGATGTGTCTGCAGTCTCTCCAGTACGGATAATCCGTCCAAAGACCTTAAGGAAAAAagatagagaaaaattattatccagAGAAGCTATGAAAGATCGAATGATACGAATAGCATTGTCTTGA